Within the Candidatus Ruthia endofausta genome, the region TCTAAAACAATCTAAGAATTTTGTGTTGATTGTTAAAAAATACAGACGTTAGAGCTTTTAGCATATCTTCATAAATTGGTTTTTTAAAATCAATCATATTTTCAATAGGGCGCCAATAGTCTACCCATGCCCAATCATCAAATTCTATTTGTGTATGTATGTCTAGCTTAATATTGTTTTCATCTGAGATAAGACGCAACAAAAACCAAACTTGTTTTTGAGCAATACACACAGATTTTTGTTTATGTTTAATATGATAATCAGGCAAATCATAACGTAGCCATTTAAGTGTTTTAGCAAGAACATTTAAATGTTCAGAGGAGAAGTCAATCTCTTCATTAAGCTCTTGAAAAAGTGCATCAAACTCACTCTCACCAAAGTCAATACCACTTTGTGGTAATTGCCAAGAGTCTTGTTTAAAGCATTTGACTAGAAGTATTTGT harbors:
- a CDS encoding RNA pyrophosphohydrolase, with protein sequence MIDSEGYQINTGIVIIDNKQQILLVKCFKQDSWQLPQSGIDFGESEFDALFQELNEEIDFSSEHLNVLAKTLKWLRYDLPDYHIKHKQKSVCIAQKQVWFLLRLISDENNIKLDIHTQIEFDDWAWVDYWRPIENMIDFKKPIYEDMLKALTSVFFNNQHKILRLF